A DNA window from Dama dama isolate Ldn47 chromosome 19, ASM3311817v1, whole genome shotgun sequence contains the following coding sequences:
- the LOC133074108 gene encoding keratin-associated protein 12-2-like: MCHTSCSSGCQAACLPSLCQPSCSTSSPCHTSYFTSSPCQATCVPVSYRPAICLPVTYKPTLCVTPSCQSSVCLPVRYRPAVYVAPSCQSSGCYQPSRPTLVCRPVSCSTPSCL; this comes from the coding sequence ATGTGCCACACCAGCTGCTCCTCAGGCTGCCAGGCTGCCTGCCTGCCCAGCCTCTGCCAGCCGTCCTGCAGCACGTCCAGCCCCTGCCACACGTCCTACTTCACGTCCAGCCCCTGCCAGGCGACCTGCGTGCCCGTGAGTTACAGGCCAGCCATATGCCTGCCAGTGACCTACAAGCCCACCCTGTGTGTGACTCCTTCCTGCCAGTCCTCTGTGTGCCTGCCCGTGCGCTACAGGCCGGCCGTGTATGTCGCCCCCTCCTGCCAGTCCTCAGGGTGCTACCAGCCCTCCCGCCCCACCCTGGTCTGCAGACCTGTCTCCTGTAGCACCCCTTCCTGCTTGTGA
- the LOC133074109 gene encoding keratin-associated protein 12-1-like, producing the protein MCDTSCSAGCQPACCVPSSCQLACPAVCCPAPGCRNPCGAPHVALLFRPACCVPVSCKPVLYVPVCYKRIVYVISSCQPATFCQPSCPALVCRPIP; encoded by the coding sequence ATGTGTGACACCAGCTGCTCTGCGGGCTGCCAGCCGGCTTGCTGTGTGCCCAGTTCCTGCCAGCTGGCCTGCCCTGCTGTCTGTTGCCCTGCCCCGGGCTGCCGAAACCCCTGTGGCGCTCCCCACGTGGCTCTGCTGTTCCGGCCAGCCTGCTGTGTGCCTGTGAGCTGCAAGCCTGTCCTGTATGTCCCCGTGTGCTACAAGCGCATTGTGTATGTGATCTCTTCCTGCCAGCCTGCCACGTTCTGCCAGccctcctgccctgccctggTCTGCAGACCCATCCCCTGA